The region TGGAACCCTCATTTACGGGTCTTCTTCCGACTGGTCGAGACGTTGAACTGCTGAGGCCTGGCAACCCGAAGTCGGGATCTGGATGTCCCGATCCGCAACGGCGCCGAAAGCGATCGCGCGAAACGGAGGCTGAATACTCGGGTTGTTGAAGGAGATATAACAATGAAGAAGCCCACTCTCATGAGTGGGGCCAGAGATGATATGCAATTTACCAGAGCGACATTGCCTACATCGTGATCGCAATCGCCCTCGCTTGTTTAAGGTCTAAAATAGGATCGACCAGTAAACTGTCGAGTGTTACGATTGCTTGCCGTCAATGGTATCGGGAACAAACTGAAAATATACATTTGCCTTGTCGCTATCTATGGTGGATTGATGCGTGCCTTCTACATAGAATGTTAATACGAAAGTATCTCTGCCAGCGGGTATCGTAGTTGTGCCTAGAGGAGCTGATTTCCTTGCGTCAGTCCAGAACGAGACTGATGCCCCAGGCGAAAAAAAGCTATACGAGAGGGTTCCAGGTCCACCTGTAACCGTTACAGTGGATTTGATCAGCAGAGGATCGTCAGATGTGAGACCAGTGACACTGGGATCATAATCACGCTTCGATGGGATATGAGCATATCCAGGAAGGGCAGGCGATCCATTCAAATCGCCAGCATCTAGGCCTTAAACAAGCGAGTTTTCTTACACATTTTGAGCATTGATTCAGTCGACGAACTCCCACAGGGCCCGCCGTGGATCGGGGCCTGTTGCATGACACGATGGTTCATTCTACCTCCTCCCTTCCACCCCGTGGCTCGTTCGGCGTTTCCGCGGATCGGGACATCCGGATCCCGACATCGATTCGCCCGGTCCTACCGCCGCAACCGATCGACCAGCCGGAAGAAGATGGCCAGGTGCGGGTTCCCGCCCAGCAGTCGGAGTACCAACCGCCGGGCGGACTTCACCACTTGGCAGGGCAACGACACGAACGCATTTACGAACGTCTTGAACTCCCACCGCAGAACCTGCCGTTTCTCGTCCCGGTGCCGGTCCCGCCAGCAGCCCGCCGTGTCCGGCAGCATCAACGCCCACCACGCCTTCAGAGACCACGCCAGGGTCGTCATCACCATGTACGCCCAGTTGCTCGCCAGCGTGTCCGTCGGGGACGACAGAGCCCGGACCCCGCCCTTCAACGGGGCGATCAGGTTCTCCTGATGGCACCGGTCGTTGGCCGAGAAGACGATCTCCGCGGGCGTCCACTCCCGCTCGTTGGTGATGTCAAACAAATACCTCGTCTCGTCGAACAACGCCCGCTGTCCCTTCGTCCGCGCGATGTTCTTGCGGACGACGATCATCCGGTACTCGCGGTCGGGCGGTACGCGAACTCGGCCACGTCCTCGGACGGCAACCGTAGGGTCTCGTACTCCCGCTCCCGGACGATTCCGTCGCGGATGTCGGCCGGCTTCTGGCGGGTCGCGGTGGCGACCGCGTACCGGGCCGGGCGGGTCAACCGGTGCCACGCCGTCGGCGGCCGTTCCTCGGCCACGGCGACCAGATTCGGTTTGGCATCGTACCCGAACACGAACCGCACGTCGGGCATCGCGTCCCACCCGTCGAGCCGTTCGGTCTGCGAGAAGTCGGTGTCCCCGCGGAACAGCACCTTGCGGAACCCGGCCTCCCGGCACAGGACGCCCGCCCGGGTGAGTTCGGCGGCCGCGCCCTCGTACGACGGGCGGTTCCCGGGCCGGTTGACGAGGCTCAGCACCTCCCCGGTGTTGGCCCGGGTGACGACTGGTGATCATCATCGGGAAGGAAAACACGAACAGCACGAAAGGAAAACGCGACGGCCGTGAGGTTGAGGGTTATTTCCCCTTCTTCGGGTCCTTGCCCGCTTTGGCTTTCATCGACTCGCGGAAGCGGTAACTTTCGCCCGACATCTCAAAGATGTCGCATTGGTGGGTCAACCGGTCGAGCAGGGCGGCCGTCATCCGCTCGCCCTGGAACACTTGGCCCCACTCGCCGAACGGCAGGTTGCGGGTGACCAACAGGCTCCGTCGCTCGTACCGGTCGGCGAATACCTGGAACAGCAACTCGGCCCCGGCCCGGCTGAACGACAGGTACCCGCGTTCGTCCACGATCAGCAGGTCGAGGCGGTCGAGGGTGGTCCGCATCCGGTCCAGCCGGTGTTCCTGCTGGGCCTTCTCCAACTGGGTGACGAGTCCGGCCGCGGTCACGAACCGGACCCGCTGGCCGGCCCGGCCGAGGGCCAGTCCGAGGGCCGTCGCCAGGTGCGTCTTCCCGGTTCCGCTCCCCCCGATCAGACACAGGTTGGTCTGTTGGTCGACCCCGGCCCCGCGGGCGAGTTCGAGGATCTTGTGCTTGGGGACGGACGGGCACGCGGTGAAGTCGAACGTGTCCCGATCCTTGACCACCGGGAACCCGGCCGCCCGGATGCGGGCGGCGACGGCGTTGGCCGCCCGGGCCGTCACCTCGACCTCGGTCAGGCGGACCAGGTACGCGTCATACGGCTCGTTGGCGGCCGCCGCCTCACGGGCCAGCTGGTCCCACTCGGCCCGCAGGGCCGGAAGTTTGAGCGTCTTGAGGTTGGCCGTCACCAGCAGGGCGTTCGCGTCGGTCATCGGTTTCATCTCCTCGGGAGGAACGGGTTAACAAGTGGTCGAACCGGGACAAGTCGGGAAGGGCGGCGGTGGCGGCCGGCCGGGTCATTGTCTCGGCCGACGTTCCCCGGTCGGCCTCCGCCAGACGCTCGGCGGTCGCGATGATGCGGGCGGCGTCGGGGGCACCGGCGGCCAACCCGGACGCGACCGCTTGCTCGACCCGGCCCATCGGGTGGCGGGCGAGCAACTGGAGAACGCGAATGTACGGCTTGGCCCCGGCGGATGGCCCGACCCGCTCCTCCAGAGCGCGCCGGAGGGCCGGAAGGGCGGGCGGCAACTGCCCGTCCCGGTACACGGGGGCGTGGTCGAGGGCGGCCGGCTTCCGCTCCAGGACGACCAGGAAATGTAACGGATCGAGGATCTTGTCCCCGCGACCGTAGGACCGCGGGTGGGTCGCGATCACCTGCCCGTCGGCGACGACTGCGACCCGATCCACGTACCCTGTGACGGTGACCGGGCGGAACGCCCACCGGCGGGGGACGCTGTACGCGTTGTGGTCGAACCGCGCCGTCTGGTACTTGTCGACCATGGCCGGGTGGAACACGCACGGGTCGAACGGGCGGGCCGGGACCGGGGCGGCGGCCGCCCGCTCCCGGTCGAACCGGACCTGAACGGTCTCGGGGTTCCCGCCACACGTCCGCCCGCGGGCCGCGACACAGCACGGTCGGAGATGCGTGTTCAACGCGGCCAAGTCGACCACCTGGGGAACCGGGGTGGCCCACTGCCGCTGCGGGTCGAACACCCGGTTCTCGACCCGCGGCTTCTCCCGGGGGGTAACCGGGAGACAGAACTTCGGGGTGAACGGGTCGTGGGCCGCGAGGGCCGCGTACCGCGGGTGGACGGTCCGCTCCCGGCCGGCCAGGACGTGGACGGCGACGGTCGTTGGGTTGTCCCACCAGACTTCCGCCGGGACACACCCGAAGAACCCGAACGCCTCGACCAATCCGTGCAGGATCGCCTCAGTCCGCTCGGTCGGCAGGGCGAGAGCGAACGGGGCGTTCGAGTCACTCCAGGTGACGATCCGGACCGGAACCGATCGCCGGCCGCCCGGGAAGTCGACCGCGATGTGTCCGCGGTCGGCTTCGGCCCGTGACCCCGGGCGATGGTCGAGAGGGACGAATGTCTCCCGGCGGTCGAGGCGGCGGCCCTTCAGGTACCGCTGGACCGGGGCGTAGCTGCCGGCGTACCCGTGGTCGGCGACCAACCGGCGGAAGATCTGCTGGGCGGTGTGCCGCTGCTTCCGCGGGGCCGTCTCATCCGCGGCCAGGATCGCATCTACGATCCCGCGAACCGGATCGAACACCGGGGCCGCACGGGTGGCCGCCGGGGCCAGTGGGTCCGGGGCCGGACCGGCCAGAACCTTGAGGATGGTCTTCGACGAGTGGTGCAGTTGGGCGGCGATCTGGCCGACGGTCAACCCGTCCCGGTGCAATTGCCGAATGCGAGCGTGCTGGTCCACCGTGAGCATCCTGTTCCCCTACGAGCGGTGAAAATCCCGATCGTAGGGAGAGGCCCCGGCGTTTTCCTTTCGTGCTGTTCGTGTTTTCCTTCCCGATGATGACTACCAAGCACCCACGCGGCCGGGGACCGCCGGGTCTTCCGCAGTGGGGTTCCGGTGTACGCGTTGCACACCCGCCCGCAGTGGCGGCACTGGTAGTCGAGTACGGGCGCCCGGTCCCGGGCGTGGACGCCCAACCCGTCGGCGCGCGTACATCCGGGACAGTGTAATCCCTCCGGGTGGAGGACCCGGAACAGGAACAGGTAGCACGCAGAAGCGTCCATCAGATCGATAATCGGGAAATCCATCGCCCGGCCTGGGTTCGGGAACGGAGAGAGAACGGCATGGACAATTGTACCGGCCGTGGTCAAGGGGAAGGTTGCACCTCTCCGGCCTCATGAGCCAAGTCTTCTGGCTAAAGAGGCGGAAATCCCGGGTGATTCGACAAATCGACTGCTTTCGGAGCCCCTTGCAAATCGCATGATTTAAAAAAAACATGTCGATATCTAAAATCCAAAGACATTGCTATTTGTGGCCGCTTCTAATTATGTAAGCACCTAAAAAATTAAACTTCAAAAAAATTGGAAAAACGAATATGCTTACAATACGGCGCAATGGAAAATTCTATTGCTTTTATTGTAGCGCTATTCTTAAAATTATTTAGCAGCAATTCCGATTGCTCTAGTATTCCATAGCCCCATACCGAAAAAGAAAACATAGATTTAGTTAAAGCGACGCGGGGCTCATTTTCTGTACATGTGTGGATCATGTGATTGCCAATGCGAATGAGCAGACTTGTTGGGCTGAAAATTGCGTCCTCCGACATCGTCGAAAACAACTCGGCGTGAGGCTTAGAAAATTTTAAATCCATTCGATAACTGTTCGATTCGTCAACAGGAAGTGCGTTTGTGTTAAGTTGAGAAAATGCAATATTTTGTCCAATTTCCTCCGAAATGGGACTAGCGTCATCGTCAATAAAATTTGTGTCTAATATTATATCATGAATTATGTAATTTATTTCCAATGTAAATACGTTCTGCGCAACAGAAGAAGCAATGTCCCAATAATCCGAGCAATTACACTTGTCTGCATAAAGTGTATAACAGGTTATCCGTGACATTTATTGTCTTATTAAGGTTTTTTAGGATCTGTACCCATA is a window of Fimbriiglobus ruber DNA encoding:
- the istB gene encoding IS21-like element helper ATPase IstB; translated protein: MTDANALLVTANLKTLKLPALRAEWDQLAREAAAANEPYDAYLVRLTEVEVTARAANAVAARIRAAGFPVVKDRDTFDFTACPSVPKHKILELARGAGVDQQTNLCLIGGSGTGKTHLATALGLALGRAGQRVRFVTAAGLVTQLEKAQQEHRLDRMRTTLDRLDLLIVDERGYLSFSRAGAELLFQVFADRYERRSLLVTRNLPFGEWGQVFQGERMTAALLDRLTHQCDIFEMSGESYRFRESMKAKAGKDPKKGK
- the istA gene encoding IS21 family transposase; translated protein: MLTVDQHARIRQLHRDGLTVGQIAAQLHHSSKTILKVLAGPAPDPLAPAATRAAPVFDPVRGIVDAILAADETAPRKQRHTAQQIFRRLVADHGYAGSYAPVQRYLKGRRLDRRETFVPLDHRPGSRAEADRGHIAVDFPGGRRSVPVRIVTWSDSNAPFALALPTERTEAILHGLVEAFGFFGCVPAEVWWDNPTTVAVHVLAGRERTVHPRYAALAAHDPFTPKFCLPVTPREKPRVENRVFDPQRQWATPVPQVVDLAALNTHLRPCCVAARGRTCGGNPETVQVRFDRERAAAAPVPARPFDPCVFHPAMVDKYQTARFDHNAYSVPRRWAFRPVTVTGYVDRVAVVADGQVIATHPRSYGRGDKILDPLHFLVVLERKPAALDHAPVYRDGQLPPALPALRRALEERVGPSAGAKPYIRVLQLLARHPMGRVEQAVASGLAAGAPDAARIIATAERLAEADRGTSAETMTRPAATAALPDLSRFDHLLTRSSRGDETDDRRERPAGDGQPQDAQTSGPAGRVGPAGP